In one Lolium rigidum isolate FL_2022 chromosome 3, APGP_CSIRO_Lrig_0.1, whole genome shotgun sequence genomic region, the following are encoded:
- the LOC124696398 gene encoding aminotransferase ALD1 homolog, with the protein MPTNMISKVFEKAVLPLDVAPAVKITASRTSVRRNPNMEKLRNGYLFPEISMRREAHQKKYPDAKVISLGIGDTTEPIPSIITSAMAEYSLALSTPEGYQGYGPEKGQKSLRKAIAEKIYPNMGITDTDVFISDGAQCDIARLQMLFGRDVTIAVQDPTFPGYVDTGVIMGQTGGAGESGRYAGIEYMRCAPENAFFPDLATVPRTDVIFFCSPNNPTGHAASRDQLRQLVDFARGNGSIVVFDSAYSSYVSGDHLPRSIYEIPGAREVAIEISSFSKFAGFTGVRLGWAVVPDELLYADGTSVARDFDRVVCTTFNGASSVAQVGGLACLETEEGREAVRRVVAKYKENTRVLVDTFSALGKEVYGGDDSPYVWVRFPGQRSWDVFGEILEKTHVITVPGSGFGPGGEGFIRVSAFNSKEKVVEACARLTSFLA; encoded by the exons ATGCCGACAAATATGATCTCCAA GGTATTCGAGAAGGCTGTCCTTCCACTGGATGTTGCACCTGCTGTAAAGATAACAG CTTCTCGGACGAGCGTGCGTCGCAATCCAAACATGGAGAAGCTTCGGAACGGGTACTTATTCCCGGAG ATTAGCATGAGACGTGAAGCACACCAGAAGAAGTACCCAGACGCGAAGGTCATCAGCTTGGGAATCGGCGACACAACTGAACCCATACCAAGCATAATCACATCCGCTATGGCCGAG TACTCCCTTGCCCTATCAACTCCTGAAGGGTACCAGGGCTACGGGCCGGAGAAAGGCCAGAAG AGTCTGAGGAAGGCCATCGCTGAGAAGATATACCCAAACATGGGGATAACAGACACCGATGTGTTCATTTCGGACGGCGCGCAGTGCGACATTGCACGCCTTCAG ATGCTGTTCGGGCGAGACGTAACCATTGCCGTCCAAGACCCCACCTTTCCG GGGTACGTGGACACCGGCGTGATCATGGGGcagacgggcggcgcgggcgagtCCGGCCGGTACGCCGGGATCGAGTACATGCGGTGCGCGCCGGAGAACGCCTTCTTCCCGGACCTGGCCACCGTGCCGCGCACCGACGTGATCTTCTTCTGCTCCCCGAACAACCCCACGGGCCACGCCGCGtcccgggaccagctccggcagcTGGTGGACTTCGCGCGCGGGAACGGCTCCATCGTCGTCTTCGACTCGGCCTACTCCTCCTAcgtctccggcgaccacctccctcGGTCCATCTACGAGATCCCGGGGGCGCGGGAGGTGGCCATCGAGATCTCCTCCTTCTCCAAGTTCGCCGGGTTCACGGGCGTGCGTCTCGGGTGGGCCGTCGTCCCCGACGAGCTgctctacgccgacggcacgaGCGTGGCCCGGGACTTCGACCGCGTGGTGTGCACCACCTTCAACGGCGCGTCGAGCGTGGCGCAGGTGGGCGGGCTGGCGTGCCTGGAGACGGAGGAAGGGCGCGAGGCGGTGCGGCGCGTGGTGGCGAAGTACAAGGAGAACACGCGGGTGCTGGTGGACACCTTCTCGGCGCTGGGGAAGGAGGTCTACGGCGGCGACGACTCGCCCTACGTCTGGGTCAGGTTCCCCGGCCAGCGGTCGTGGGACGTGTTCGGGGAGATACTGGAGAAGACGCACGTCATCACCGTTCCCGGGAGCGGCTTCGGCCCCGGCGGCGAGGGGTTCATCAGGGTCAGCGCCTTCAACagcaaggagaaggtggtggAGGCGTGCGCcaggctcaccagcttcctcgccTAG
- the LOC124696401 gene encoding 18S rRNA aminocarboxypropyltransferase, with protein sequence MGYHRNRRGRGSSSSSSSSSRRTKQEEASCDAGPGTSLPRQEDSTEEETNVMKIQLAMWDFGQCDAKRCTGRKLSRFGLLKELRVTNGFGGVVLSPVGTHCVSKEDHPIVQRKGLAVVDCSWARLDDVPFAKLRCGAPRLLPWLVAANPVNYGRPCQLSCVEALSAALIICGEKDTGELLLAKFKWGHSFLSLNRDLLKAYSKCENGTEIINVQNSWLASATSVPKSPVNAAEKSHQSTEEGSDDDSDDGLPPLEENMNHLNLSEEEESEEESETE encoded by the exons ATGGGGTACCACCGCAATAGGCGCGGGCGtggatcctcctcctcgtcctcctcctcttcacgccGCACCAAGCAAGAAGAGGCCTCGTG CGATGCTGGTCCGGGGACATCACTTCCAAGGCAGGAAG ACAGCACCGAAGAGGAAACTAATGTCATGAAAATTCAGCTTGCAATGTGG GACTTTGGACAGTGCGATGCTAAAAGATGCACGGGTCGTAAACTTTCAAGATTTGGGCTTTTAAAG GAGTTGCGAGTGACAAATGGTTTTGGTGGTGTTGTTCTCAG CCCTGTTGGGACACACTGTGTATCCAAGGAAGATCACCCTATCGTGCAAAGAAAAGGATTGGCCGTGGTTGATTGTTCTTGGGCACGTTTAGATGATGTTCCTTTCGCGAAACTCCGTTGTGGTGCTCCTCGTCTCT TGCCATGGTTGGTAGCAGCAAACCCTGTGAATTATGGCCGCCCATGTCAGCTGTCGTGTGTAGAAGCTTTATCAGCAGCCCTCATAATATG CGGGGAGAAAGATACTGGAGAACTGCTGCTTGCCAAATTCAAGTGGGGTCACTCATTCTTATCACTTAACAG AGATCTGCTGAAAGCATACTCCAAATGTGAGAATGGCACCGAGATTATCAATGTGCAGAACTCATGGTTAGCCAGTGCCACAAGTGTTCCCAAGTCACCTGTAAATG CGGCAGAGAAATCACACCAAAGCACAGAGGAAGGATCGGATGATGATTCTGATGATGGCTTGCCTCCTCTGGAGGAGAACATGAACCACTTGAACCttagtgaagaagaagaaagcgaAGAGGAAAGTGAAACCGAGTAG
- the LOC124701681 gene encoding RNA cytidine acetyltransferase 1-like, which produces MRKKVDERIRTLIENGVRQRQRSMFVIVGDKSRDQIVNLNYMLAKSRVKSRPSVLWCYRSKLEISSHRKKRAKQLKKLMQRGLMDPDKADPFSLFLETSDITYCQYKDSERVLGNTFGMCILQDFEALTPNLLARTIETVEGGGLIILLLSSLSSLTSLYTMVMDVHERFRTESHATAATRFNERFLLSIASCKACIVMDDELNILPISSHMKFIQPVTNNEDSEGLSERERELKDLKDQFREDFPVGPLIGKCCTMDQGKAVINFLDSILDKSLRSTVALLAARGRGKSAALGLAIAGAIAAGYSNIFVTAPSPENLNTLFDFVCKGMNALEYKEHLHYDVVKSADPNLRKATIQINVHKQHRQTIQYMKPHDHGKLSQVELLVIDEAAAIPLPIVKSLLGPYLVFLSSTVNGYEGTGRSLSLKLLQQLESQSQPSASSNKPNSSRLFKKIELNESIRYASGDPIETWLNELLCLDLANSIPNISRMPPLKECQLYYVNRDTLFSYHKESEVFLQRMMALYVASHYKNSPNDLQLMADAPAHHLFVLLGQVDESENQLPDILCVIQVCLEGQISRKSAIRSLNEGHAPSGDQIPWKFCEQFQDNVFPSLSGARIVRIAVHPGALRLGYGSAAVQRLASYYQGEMSVFKDEEEDEEPGIKISEAAEKASLLEECIKPRANLPPLLVNVEDRRPEKLHYLGVSFGLTQELFRFWRKHNFYPFYVGQIPSAVTGEHTCMAMSPLNSDDIKVGGDSIELGFLEPFYQDFRQRFRRLLGTSFRHLNFKLAMSVLASKIDFSHHGPSDYDISLTSKLLRDVLSPHDMKRLEAYSNNLVDYHLILDLVHILAHEYFSEKLPVTLHGAQASVLFCMGLQDKDISATKEELGIEREQVLSNFIKTMKKLYGYLHNTAGKEIEATLPRRLKEIEMAPLSRSMDEDLDEAAEEVKEKRRAADEAAVDPKLLQKYAIDSDDFEIEKALQDGKLSASGVISVKSSKTNADKKEKHRDTEKSKRKGTDGSRSSKKKRT; this is translated from the exons atgaggaagaaggTGGACGAGCGCATCCGGACGCTGATCGAGAACGGagtgcggcagcggcagcgctcCATGTTCGTCATCGTCGGCGACAAGTCGCGGGACCAGATCGTCAACCTCAACTACATGCTCGCCAAGTCCCGCGTCAAGTCCCGGCCCTCCGTGCTCTGGTGCTACCGCAGCAAGCTCGAGATCAGCAGCCACCGCAAGAAGCGCGCCAAGCAGCTCAAGAAGCTCATGCAGCGCGGCCTCATGGACCCCGACAAGGCAGACCCCTTCTCGCTCTTCCTCGAGACCTCCGACATCACCTACTGCCAGTACAAGGACTCCGAGAGGGTCCTCGGAAACACATTCGGCATGTGCATACTGCAG GACTTTGAGGCGCTGACGCCCAACCTTCTGGCCAGAACCATTGAGACCGTTGAGGGCGGTGGGCTGATCATCCTGCTGCTCTCTTCGCTCTCCTCCCTAACCAGTCTGTATACCATGGTCATG GATGTTCACGAGAGGTTCCGAACAGAGTCTCATGCTACGGCAGCCACGAGGTTCAACGAGAGGTTCTTACTGTCCATAGCATCATGCAAAGCATGCATCGTGATGGACGACGAACTCAACATTTTGCCTATATCATCTCACATGAAATTCATACAACCAGTTACGAACAATGAG GATTCCGAGGGGTTGTCAGAAAGGGAGCGGGAGTTGAAAGACCTAAAGGATCAATTCCGTGAAGACTTCCCTGTTGGTCCTTTGATTGGGAAGTGCTGCACGATGGATCAG GGTAAAGCCGTCATCAATTTCCTGGACTCTATTTTGGACAAGTCACTCAGGAGCACGGTTGCCTTGCTCGCTGCTCGTGGACGTGGGAAATCAGCAGCCCTTGGTCTTGCTATTGCTGGAGCCATCGCAGCTGG GTATTCAAATATATTTGTCACCGCTCCGAGTCCAGAGAACCTTAATACACTATTTGATTTTGTCTGCAAAGGAATGAATGCATTGGAGTACAAG GAGCATTTGCATTATGATGTAGTGAAGAGTGCAGATCCAAATCTCAGGAAAGCAACAATACAAATAAATGTCCACAAGCAGCATCGTCAAACAATCCAG TATATGAAACCACatgatcatggaaagctttctcaaGTTGAACTTCTTGTCATTGATGAAGCTGCTGCCATTCCATTACCTATTGTGAAGTCCTTGCTCGGTCCATACCTTGTTTTCCTATCTTCCACTGTCAACGG GTATGAAGGAACAGGCCGATCCTTGTCTTTGAAGCTCCTCCAGCAGTTAGAATCCCAAAGCCAGCCATCAGCTTCGAGCAACAAACCCAATTCCA GTAGGCTGTTTAAGAAAATTGAATTGAATGAATCCATTAGATATGCATCTGGTGATCCTATTGAAACCTGGCTTAATGAGTTACTTTGTTTGGATCTTGCAAACTCCATTCCAAATATCAGTAG GATGCCTCCCCTAAAAGAGTGTCAGCTGTATTATGTCAACCGGGACACACTATTCTCGTATCACAAGGAGAGCGAGGTATTTTTACAG AGGATGATGGCGCTTTATGTTGCTTCTCACTACAAAAATTCTCCCAATGATTTGCAATTGATGGCTGATGCGCCAGCACATCATCTTTTTGTACTGCTTG GCCAGGTTGATGAGTCCGAAAACCAGCTCCCTGATATTTTGTGTGTGATTCAG GTCTGCCTGGAAGGACAAATATCTCGAAAATCAGCTATCAGAAGCCTAAATGAGGGTCATGCCCCTTCTGGTGATCAAATACCATGGAAGTTCTGTGAACAATTTCAAGACAATGTATTTCCCAGTCTCTCAGGAGCTCGGATAGTACGAATCGCTGTTCATCCAGGTGCCCTCAGG CTTGGATATGGTTCAGCTGCCGTCCAACGCCTAGCAAG TTATTATCAAGGAGAAATGTCAGTATTTAaagatgaggaggaagatgaagagccTGGAATTAAAATTAGTGAAGCTGCAGAGAAG GCTTCTCTGCTAGAAGAGTGCATAAAGCCTAGGGCAAATCTTCCACCACTGCTTGTTAATGTTGAGGATCGTCGTCCTGAAAAGCTTCATTATCTTGGTGTATCTTTTGGGTTGACACAAGAGCTTTTCCGGTTTTGGCGGAAGCACAACTTCTATCCATTCTATGTGGGCCAGATTCCA AGTGCTGTTACTGGTGAACATACCTGCATGGCCATGAGTCCCTTAAATAGCGATGACATCAAAGTTGGTGGTGATTCAATCGAACTTGGATTTTTGGAACCATTTTATCAAG ATTTCAGGCAAAGGTTCAGGCGGCTGTTGGGAACATCTTTCCGGCATCTCAACTTTAAGCTTGCAATGAG cgttttggcttccaaaatagaCTTTTCACATCACGGGCCTTCAGATTATGATATCAGTCTTACATCGAAGTTATTGAGAGATGTATTATCCCCACATGACATGAAGCGGCTAGAAGCTTATTCTAACAACTTGGTCGATTATCATCTG ATTCTGGATCTTGTCCATATCCTTGCACATGAGTACTTTTCAGAGAAGCTTCCTGTTACACTACATGGTGCCCAAGCTTCTGTTTTATTCTGTATGGGGCTACAGGACAAAGATATAAGTGCTACAAAG GAAGAGCTTGGCATAGAAAGGGAACaagttctttctaacttcatcaaGACAATGAAGAAATTATATGGTTACCTTCACAACACCGCAGGAAAAGAAATTGAAGCAACCTTACCGCGGCGACTAAAGGAA ATTGAAATGGCCCCACTTAGCAGATCTATGGACGAAGACCTTGATGAAGCAGCTGAGGAAGTGAAG GAAAAAAGAAGAGCTGCAGATGAAGCTGCTGTGGACCCGAAGTTACTGCAGAAATATGCAATTGACAGTGACGACTTCGAGATTGAGAAGGCTCTGCAGGATGGGAAGTTGTCTGCAAGCGGTGTTATCAGTGTAAAATCAAGCAAAACAAATGCTGACAAGAAAGAGAAGCATAGGGACACTGAAAAATCGAAAAGGAAAGGAACAGATGGTAGTAGATCGTCAAAGAAAAAGAGGACTTGA